The Brevibacterium atlanticum genome segment GTTTCGAAGGGTGTTCTGCACAAGAACAACGCTGCGAACCGCAAGTCGCGCCTGGCTACGCAGATCAACGCTCTCTGAGCAGACGACTGAGGCTGTAGCTGCGCAGGGCCCGATCCATCACGGATCGGGTCCTGCACTCATTCACCACCCCACAATTGCTACCTGACGGCGGCCCAGCAACCTCGCGCTGTGCCGCCGTCAGGTAGCAAGTGGTCAGCGGACGCGGGCTAGGCGGCTGACTTCGGAGACGAACCATTCGACGGCGTAGACCGGGTCGCGACCGCCGCCCTTGACGGCCTCGTCGGCTTCCGCGGCGGCGATGAGCGACTGGCCGAGAGCGACCTCGTTCCACCGGCGCACCTCCCGCCGGGCCCGGTCCACCTGCCACGGCGCCATCTTCAGCTCGGAAGCGAGCTCGCCGCTGGATCCGGAGAAACCCTGCACTTTGGCCATGCCCCGCAGCTTCATCGCCACCGCCGCGACGAGCGGCACGGGATCCGAACCGGTCGACAGGGCGTGACGGAGCAGGCTGAGTGCGTTCTTCGCGTCCCCGGACACCGCCGCATCGGCGACCTTGAAACCGGTGGCTTCGACCCGTCCGCCGTAGTACTGGTCGACGGTCTGCGCGGTGATCGTGCCTTCGGTGTCCTCGATGAGCTGGTCGACTCCGGCGTTGAGTTCGGCCAGGTCCGAGCCGAGAGCCGACATCAGCGCGGCCATGCCCGCTTCATCGATCCGGCGCTTGGCGGCCTTGAAACGACTCTGCGCGAACTTCGCCCGGTCACTCTCGTTCTTCAGCACCGCCGCATCGATGCGGGGAAAGCCCGCGGCGTCGATCTTCTTGACGAGCTTGGCTCCGCGATTGCCGCCGGCGTGCAGGAGCAGGACCACAGCATCGTCGTTCGGCTCGTCGAGGTAGGCGAGGGCATCGGTGAGGAAGTCCTCCGAACACTTCTCCACGGCGTCGACGATGATGAGCTTCGAGGCGGAGAACAGCGAGGGCGAGGCGGCCATCGCCAGTTCGCCGGCCTGGTATCCCGCCGCATCGAACTCGATCTCCTCGGGATCCTTCTTCCGAGCGGCCGAGACGATCCTGTCCTTGGCCAAGCGCACGAGCACCGATTCGCCGCCGGAGATCATCACGACCGGGGCCGGTTTCGCCGAACTCCACGGGACGAGGGTCTTCTTCACTGCCATGACCACCAGCCTATCGCGGACGACCGACACAGAAGGCACTCACCGAGGTGGCCCCGCCGTCCATCCACCCCCACTGTCCGTCCGAGCCCTGCCGGCCTCCCCTGCCCCTCACACCCCTTCCGCATCCGTCCGCTCCCCCGCACCCGTCCTTTCCTCACCCGTCGCCCTCCGGGCAGCCGTGACCGGTGCTGTAGCGAGCGTCGGCATAGATCGCGACCGTACCGCAGCGATCAGTGCGCAGAACCGGGACAGGTCCGAAAGCCCGCAGAGACTTCGTGGTCGGGTGCCCATAGCTGTTCTCCCCCACGGAGACGACTCCCAACCGCGGTGCGGCCGCCGTGAAGAACTCCGCAGCCAGATCCGAGGACCCATGATGCGGGGCGATGAGCACGTCGACCGGCCGCAGATTCTGGGCGAGCACGTACTGCTCCTGCTCCCCCACGTCTCCGGGCAGCAGGGTGGACAGACCCTCCTGATCGACGCGGATGACGAGCGAATCCTCGTTGCGCAGCTCCTCGTCCTCTTCCCCGATCATCGCGCGCAGCGGCGGCCACAGCACCTCCACCGTGGCCGACC includes the following:
- the holA gene encoding DNA polymerase III subunit delta produces the protein MAVKKTLVPWSSAKPAPVVMISGGESVLVRLAKDRIVSAARKKDPEEIEFDAAGYQAGELAMAASPSLFSASKLIIVDAVEKCSEDFLTDALAYLDEPNDDAVVLLLHAGGNRGAKLVKKIDAAGFPRIDAAVLKNESDRAKFAQSRFKAAKRRIDEAGMAALMSALGSDLAELNAGVDQLIEDTEGTITAQTVDQYYGGRVEATGFKVADAAVSGDAKNALSLLRHALSTGSDPVPLVAAVAMKLRGMAKVQGFSGSSGELASELKMAPWQVDRARREVRRWNEVALGQSLIAAAEADEAVKGGGRDPVYAVEWFVSEVSRLARVR